The following are from one region of the Acidimicrobiia bacterium genome:
- the rho gene encoding transcription termination factor Rho — protein MSEQPQALERSTLEGKDRTELMTIAKAMGAKPGSRSRKAEIIDLIIATALGPDTSRQPTLNEAVAELQDQGAPKSSSSSKAASTRSKTDASTEDESASNQAGRSSKTETNREEVAQPSRDAASRSDRGDRSERERGEGDRGSTRESRSAQSNQPQRGASSSGSSGSSRQSATRDQKDTRDNKDSRDQRDSKDSSRDHSGHDQSDSNGDDEDQANRRRSRRGRNRDRSGQDDQTPQEPVEVAGLLDLRDEGYGFLRVNGFLPTREDVYVSVKQTRQFALRKGDFIIGASRAATRNERNPALMRIDSINGVAIDDVVARPRFEELTPLFPDEPLKLESRDDPYNMTTRIIDMVAPIGKGQRGMIVAPPKAGKTTVMKEIARAIETNNPEVHLIVLLIDERPEEVTDMRRWLKTGEVAASTFDRPAEEHVQVIELALERAKRMVEVGQDVVIMLDGITRLARAYNLTATPTGRLMSGGLDAAALYPPKKIFGAARNVEEGGSLTILATALVETGSRMDEVIFEEFKGTGNLELKLDRDLAQRRVFPAIDIDASSTRHEELLIDRKALNQIWKLRRVLSALSAEGNPAAGMEMLIDRMKTFRSNEEFLEEVAKSATGM, from the coding sequence GTGAGCGAGCAGCCACAGGCACTCGAGCGTTCAACCTTAGAAGGTAAAGACCGCACTGAATTAATGACTATCGCTAAAGCCATGGGGGCCAAACCCGGTTCGCGGAGTCGTAAAGCAGAAATAATCGATCTCATCATCGCAACGGCGTTAGGGCCCGACACCAGCCGCCAACCAACTCTTAACGAGGCCGTGGCCGAATTGCAGGATCAGGGCGCTCCTAAGAGCAGCTCCTCGTCCAAAGCGGCATCAACCCGGTCGAAAACCGACGCCAGCACCGAGGATGAGAGCGCTAGCAACCAAGCCGGTCGTTCGAGCAAAACTGAAACCAACCGTGAAGAAGTTGCTCAACCAAGCCGAGACGCAGCTTCCCGCAGTGACCGAGGCGATCGCAGCGAGCGTGAGCGAGGCGAAGGAGACCGCGGTTCCACCCGAGAGTCGCGTTCCGCCCAAAGTAATCAGCCACAGCGGGGTGCCTCTTCATCGGGTTCGTCAGGCTCATCGCGCCAAAGCGCCACCCGCGACCAAAAAGACACTCGCGACAACAAAGATTCTCGTGACCAGCGCGATTCTAAAGACAGCAGCCGTGACCATTCAGGCCACGACCAAAGTGACAGCAATGGTGACGACGAAGACCAAGCAAATCGTCGTCGCAGCCGCCGTGGTCGTAACCGCGATCGTTCGGGTCAAGACGACCAAACTCCCCAAGAGCCAGTGGAAGTGGCAGGACTGCTCGACCTTCGCGACGAAGGCTATGGTTTTTTGCGGGTGAATGGCTTCTTGCCCACTCGTGAAGACGTGTACGTGTCGGTGAAACAAACCCGCCAATTCGCGCTACGTAAGGGCGATTTCATCATCGGGGCAAGTCGGGCAGCCACGCGAAATGAACGCAACCCGGCCCTTATGCGTATCGACTCGATCAACGGTGTGGCCATCGACGATGTGGTCGCTCGTCCCCGCTTCGAAGAGTTAACGCCGCTGTTTCCCGATGAGCCTCTCAAGCTGGAATCACGCGATGATCCTTACAACATGACCACGCGCATCATCGACATGGTGGCACCCATTGGTAAAGGCCAGCGAGGCATGATTGTGGCGCCCCCCAAGGCCGGCAAAACCACGGTCATGAAGGAAATTGCCCGAGCTATTGAAACCAATAATCCGGAAGTTCATCTGATTGTTCTTCTGATCGATGAGCGGCCGGAAGAAGTTACCGATATGCGCCGTTGGTTAAAGACTGGCGAAGTGGCTGCATCAACTTTTGACCGTCCCGCCGAAGAGCATGTCCAGGTGATCGAACTTGCGCTGGAACGAGCCAAGCGCATGGTTGAGGTTGGCCAAGACGTGGTGATAATGCTCGATGGCATCACCCGGTTAGCTCGCGCCTACAACCTGACCGCAACTCCGACCGGGCGTTTAATGTCGGGTGGGCTTGATGCCGCGGCGTTGTACCCACCTAAGAAGATTTTCGGGGCTGCTCGAAATGTGGAGGAAGGTGGTTCCCTCACTATTTTGGCCACGGCGTTGGTAGAAACCGGCTCGCGGATGGATGAGGTGATCTTTGAAGAGTTCAAAGGCACCGGCAACCTCGAGCTGAAACTGGACCGCGACCTGGCCCAACGGCGAGTGTTCCCGGCCATTGATATCGACGCTTCCAGTACTCGTCATGAAGAACTGCTGATTGACCGCAAGGCGCTGAACCAGATTTGGAAGCTACGACGTGTGCTTTCTGCTCTGAGCGCCGAAGGAAACCCGGCTGCAGGCATGGAAATGCTGATTGACCGCATGAAGACTTTCCGTAGCAACGAAGAGTTCCTTGAAGAGGTAGCGAAGTCAGCTACTGGAATGTAG
- the rpmE gene encoding 50S ribosomal protein L31 — translation MKADIHPDYHEVEVHCSCGATFKTRSTATELRSELCSECHPFYTGKQKLVDTGGRIDRFERRYGRRSRNAGAEENGE, via the coding sequence ATGAAGGCCGATATTCATCCCGATTATCACGAAGTTGAAGTGCACTGCTCATGTGGTGCCACGTTCAAGACTCGGTCCACGGCCACCGAACTTCGCTCAGAGCTGTGCAGCGAATGCCACCCGTTCTACACCGGCAAGCAAAAGCTGGTTGACACTGGTGGACGCATCGACCGCTTCGAGCGCCGCTATGGCCGTCGCAGCCGCAATGCCGGTGCCGAGGAAAACGGCGAATAA